In Pelosinus sp. UFO1, one genomic interval encodes:
- a CDS encoding ABC transporter ATP-binding protein: MDNILMAENLCKAYFNKKALQGINLTIQQGKIVGLLGPNGSGKTTFLKIAAGILHPSSGQILIDGQKPGVYTKSIVSYLPDTEYLFKWMKIKDAVQYFKDFYSDFDEKKASQLLEFMKLDGNSSVKSLSKGMKEKLKLTLVLSRKAKLYILDEPLGGVDPTAREKILDAIINNFSEDSSMIITTHLVNDIERIFDDVAFISEGEIVLQGNAEELRLNKNKSIDELYREVFQ; encoded by the coding sequence ATGGATAATATATTGATGGCTGAAAACCTATGTAAGGCTTATTTTAATAAGAAAGCATTGCAAGGAATAAATCTAACGATACAACAAGGAAAAATAGTGGGGCTTCTCGGCCCGAACGGTAGCGGGAAAACTACATTTCTAAAAATAGCAGCGGGCATATTACATCCATCTTCAGGGCAGATACTTATAGATGGTCAAAAACCAGGAGTTTATACAAAATCCATCGTGTCCTATTTGCCCGACACAGAATACCTTTTCAAATGGATGAAAATAAAAGATGCCGTACAATATTTCAAGGATTTCTACTCTGACTTTGATGAAAAGAAAGCTTCCCAGTTGCTAGAATTTATGAAACTTGATGGTAATAGCAGTGTTAAAAGCCTATCAAAAGGCATGAAAGAAAAATTAAAGCTAACATTAGTGCTTTCGCGAAAAGCGAAACTTTATATACTTGATGAACCCCTTGGTGGTGTAGATCCTACTGCGCGAGAAAAAATATTAGATGCAATTATCAATAACTTTAGTGAAGACAGCTCTATGATCATTACGACTCATCTTGTAAATGATATTGAACGGATTTTTGATGATGTAGCGTTTATATCTGAGGGAGAAATTGTACTACAGGGGAATGCGGAAGAATTAAGATTGAACAAGAACAAATCCATTGATGAATTGTATAGGGAGGTATTTCAATAA
- a CDS encoding EAL domain-containing protein, translated as MNKQTLERQFRLWTVLVVVVPGLIIMMIYTVGQISVAKRQNLELIQQQVHFQERLINYWIEERAGNIRELSQIEAFRNLDEQKMKSTLYLKQQSDTNFDSLSYIHKDGLFKMSTLPAGIQFPSAIGKPYFEEALVGKEYISDVVIGRNSGLPIINFSCPIYDYAGNFQGLILGSVKTATLEMLLRENWIGQTGDIFLVNREGIFLAEPRFLNLLIDKGIVKETAIMKLKLSDDALQNIKLGQSGTATWTSYLGDKILGAYHYMPERGWTLIGKINKDEVLTPIYKQLVMMACGTIFLVLLILPLATLITSRIKRPIDWLIRQSNRVATENYQMVGRDMPLDNIPYELRTLCETFVKMSYKIKNTVGLLRENEVTLENKMLQIQAMNTYLEEEVLEREATQQALVDLNAKLESKVTERTLDLQNMNAALEEEIMERQMAQEALSQKTEVIRQLAYSDKLTGLSNRTHLNERLEEEMEKTRRDQSAGALFFIDLDDLKMINDTFGHTYGDALIKMAGNRIVEAFGDGVFIGRIGGDEFMVIMSGDYDQRSIADRADQIIGAFSQDMEALGIGFHTSASVGIAVYPQDGDTVEEIFKNADNAMYSAKKAGKNCWRFYQPTMQAEAYEKILLINSLRHAIENNELLLHYQPQVSTNGIIIGFEALLRWNSPEHDSVSPTRFIPLAEQSGLIQSIGDWVLKEACQFARRLADMGWGHLHVAVNVSPCQLCANKFIDRVGEVLSDSGIEPQQLELEITENALISSLEESTHILKKLRMLGVRLSLDDFGTGYSSLTYLQRLPVSTLKIDKAFIDMILTDGAQKAIIATIIDMAHIMDMTVVAEGVETETQIDYLAQCGCDSLQGFIISKPVPEEKALLFLRNQKV; from the coding sequence ATGAATAAACAGACATTAGAGCGCCAATTCAGATTATGGACAGTTTTGGTTGTAGTTGTTCCCGGTCTTATAATTATGATGATTTACACAGTTGGACAAATTTCAGTAGCGAAGCGCCAAAACTTAGAACTAATCCAGCAGCAGGTTCATTTTCAAGAACGACTCATCAACTACTGGATAGAGGAGCGGGCTGGAAACATTCGCGAATTAAGCCAAATAGAGGCTTTTAGAAATTTGGACGAACAAAAGATGAAAAGTACTCTTTATCTAAAGCAACAAAGCGATACTAATTTTGATTCATTATCATACATCCACAAAGACGGTTTATTCAAGATGTCCACCCTCCCAGCGGGAATACAGTTCCCATCGGCAATTGGTAAGCCTTATTTTGAAGAGGCTCTGGTAGGGAAAGAATATATTTCAGATGTGGTTATTGGACGAAATAGCGGTTTACCCATTATTAATTTTTCTTGTCCTATTTATGATTACGCTGGTAATTTTCAAGGATTAATACTTGGATCAGTAAAAACGGCAACATTAGAAATGCTTTTACGTGAGAACTGGATCGGTCAAACGGGAGATATATTTCTCGTCAATCGTGAGGGAATATTCCTTGCTGAACCGCGATTTCTTAATTTGTTAATTGACAAAGGAATTGTCAAAGAAACAGCCATAATGAAGCTAAAATTATCTGACGATGCTCTTCAAAATATAAAGCTTGGCCAGTCTGGCACTGCTACTTGGACCTCTTACCTAGGCGATAAGATTCTGGGGGCTTATCATTACATGCCTGAGCGAGGATGGACGTTAATCGGCAAAATTAACAAAGATGAAGTACTTACTCCTATTTACAAACAACTGGTAATGATGGCCTGTGGCACCATTTTTTTAGTATTATTGATTCTACCGCTAGCGACATTGATAACGAGCCGGATCAAGAGACCAATTGACTGGTTGATCAGGCAGTCAAATCGGGTGGCAACAGAAAACTACCAAATGGTTGGTCGAGATATGCCTTTGGATAATATACCTTATGAGCTTAGAACCTTATGTGAAACTTTTGTTAAAATGAGCTATAAAATCAAAAATACCGTCGGTTTGCTCAGAGAGAATGAAGTTACGCTGGAGAATAAAATGCTACAAATTCAAGCAATGAATACTTATTTGGAAGAGGAAGTATTGGAGCGAGAAGCAACCCAGCAAGCCTTGGTAGACTTAAATGCCAAATTGGAAAGCAAAGTAACTGAGCGGACGTTAGATTTACAAAATATGAATGCCGCATTGGAAGAAGAGATCATGGAACGCCAGATGGCACAAGAAGCATTGAGTCAGAAAACGGAAGTGATCCGGCAATTGGCTTACTCTGATAAGCTTACTGGTTTGTCTAACCGTACCCATTTGAATGAAAGACTTGAGGAGGAGATGGAAAAGACCCGCCGAGATCAATCGGCAGGTGCCCTCTTTTTTATTGATTTAGATGATCTAAAGATGATAAATGATACTTTTGGACATACGTATGGGGACGCTCTCATTAAGATGGCTGGAAATCGTATTGTAGAGGCGTTTGGTGATGGAGTTTTTATTGGGCGTATTGGTGGAGACGAGTTTATGGTTATCATGTCTGGCGACTACGATCAGAGAAGTATAGCTGATCGTGCCGATCAGATAATTGGAGCATTTAGTCAGGATATGGAAGCCCTTGGAATTGGATTTCATACTTCAGCCAGCGTTGGCATTGCTGTATATCCACAAGATGGCGATACGGTGGAGGAAATTTTCAAAAATGCGGATAATGCTATGTATTCTGCCAAGAAGGCTGGTAAAAATTGTTGGCGCTTTTATCAACCAACTATGCAGGCGGAAGCATATGAGAAGATATTGCTGATCAACAGCTTACGGCATGCCATTGAAAATAACGAATTACTGCTACATTATCAGCCACAAGTGAGTACTAATGGTATTATCATTGGCTTTGAGGCTTTGCTTCGCTGGAATAGCCCAGAACACGATTCAGTATCGCCCACCCGCTTTATTCCACTGGCCGAGCAAAGCGGGCTTATTCAATCGATTGGAGATTGGGTACTAAAAGAGGCTTGTCAATTTGCCCGGCGTTTAGCTGATATGGGCTGGGGGCATCTTCATGTTGCCGTCAACGTATCGCCATGCCAGTTATGTGCCAATAAGTTCATAGATAGAGTTGGTGAAGTTCTCTCAGATTCTGGCATTGAGCCACAACAGCTGGAACTTGAAATCACAGAAAATGCGTTGATATCCTCACTCGAGGAAAGTACTCACATACTCAAAAAGCTAAGAATGCTTGGAGTGAGATTGTCTCTAGATGATTTTGGTACAGGGTATTCATCTTTAACCTATCTTCAACGTTTGCCTGTCAGTACTTTGAAAATCGATAAAGCTTTTATAGACATGATCTTGACGGATGGAGCGCAGAAGGCAATCATTGCAACCATCATAGATATGGCTCATATTATGGACATGACTGTAGTAGCAGAAGGAGTAGAAACAGAAACGCAAATTGATTATTTGGCACAGTGCGGTTGTGACTCTCTTCAAGGGTTTATTATTAGTAAACCTGTGCCAGAAGAGAAAGCACTACTCTTTTTACGGAATCAGAAAGTATAA
- a CDS encoding thiamine diphosphokinase — translation MKNQLILPQLRCSFEKELPDSEVLLVAGGRQPASKWLAQAATQFPVWCIDSGVDICRMNNIIPERLIGDGDSATSQGWSWGKELGIPVEVYPPEKNLTDLQLALQTVGSLHGEAIVVVTGVWGGRFDHAFSNIYSLKGCEAFGIRGCCADEKEVLILLKGKDSVVIDTATCPKVVSLLPLSSECSGVCIDGVHWPLVDVQLHDTLPYAVSNRPSQLGTSITVTIEAGWLGIYLCWDEKGLNTK, via the coding sequence ATGAAGAACCAATTGATACTACCACAACTACGATGTTCCTTTGAAAAAGAACTGCCAGATTCCGAGGTTTTACTTGTTGCTGGTGGAAGGCAGCCTGCATCAAAATGGCTTGCTCAAGCGGCCACTCAATTTCCTGTTTGGTGTATAGATAGTGGCGTTGACATTTGCCGCATGAATAATATTATCCCAGAACGGCTCATTGGTGACGGGGATAGTGCTACATCCCAGGGGTGGTCTTGGGGGAAGGAATTAGGGATTCCTGTGGAGGTCTATCCGCCAGAGAAAAACTTGACTGATTTACAATTAGCATTACAAACAGTAGGGTCACTACATGGAGAAGCTATAGTCGTTGTAACTGGTGTGTGGGGAGGCCGTTTTGATCATGCTTTTAGTAACATCTATTCTTTAAAAGGTTGCGAAGCTTTTGGAATACGGGGTTGCTGTGCGGACGAAAAAGAAGTGCTTATACTATTAAAAGGCAAAGATTCTGTAGTCATAGATACGGCAACCTGTCCAAAAGTTGTTTCTTTACTCCCGTTATCTTCGGAATGCTCCGGTGTTTGTATTGATGGTGTTCATTGGCCGTTGGTCGATGTTCAATTACATGATACCTTACCCTATGCTGTCAGCAATCGTCCCAGCCAATTGGGCACATCAATCACAGTGACTATTGAAGCAGGTTGGTTAGGGATATATTTATGCTGGGATGAAAAAGGTCTGAATACTAAATAA
- a CDS encoding aromatic acid exporter family protein, which yields MKIGARVLKTGIAVAITMFFCKFLGLEPAFFGAVSAVINMQPSIFLTLRAARDQILVHLLGIAAGFFFGYFLGVNPFSAGLIVILLIPIYIKLRLHSGITMGIVAALFVLSSSTEEFMMHALARSGVIFVGLGSAMLVNVLLWPPRYTKLLKEKLRQSNEAAVLYFCRAVQDYVGLDSSKELHIDTEQRKRVYKLNKEARVILDLLSSERPVVAESTEPREWITLAEKLIDYNESIIKKGDRIFDLLPTRLERRMKSDAPPVSDEFKAILEILESGCTIVVRVNGKIRSVIVDGGIVSPEEISEEYWESLTMAIEQWQQRLAGSYYLHGLLEIAVTANEIKWATRQAKILLQESVENKE from the coding sequence ATGAAAATTGGTGCACGTGTTCTCAAAACTGGTATAGCCGTTGCAATAACAATGTTTTTCTGTAAATTCCTTGGCCTAGAGCCTGCCTTCTTTGGTGCTGTTTCTGCTGTAATTAATATGCAGCCATCCATTTTTTTAACGCTAAGGGCAGCACGAGATCAGATTTTGGTCCATCTTCTTGGCATTGCAGCAGGTTTCTTCTTTGGCTATTTTCTCGGTGTTAATCCATTTTCAGCAGGTTTAATTGTTATTTTGTTAATACCAATATACATAAAATTAAGACTGCATAGTGGTATCACTATGGGGATCGTAGCGGCTCTCTTTGTCTTAAGTTCTAGTACGGAAGAGTTCATGATGCATGCTCTTGCTAGATCAGGGGTGATTTTCGTTGGTCTTGGATCCGCCATGCTTGTCAACGTATTATTATGGCCACCGAGGTATACCAAACTACTGAAAGAGAAGCTAAGGCAGAGCAACGAGGCAGCGGTTCTTTACTTCTGCCGAGCAGTGCAGGATTATGTCGGTCTTGATAGCAGCAAAGAGCTTCACATTGATACGGAACAAAGAAAGAGAGTGTACAAACTAAATAAGGAAGCGCGAGTGATATTGGATCTACTTAGCAGTGAGCGTCCAGTAGTCGCGGAATCAACTGAGCCAAGAGAGTGGATTACTCTAGCAGAAAAGCTAATTGATTACAATGAATCGATTATAAAAAAAGGTGATCGTATTTTTGATCTTTTGCCGACGCGATTGGAGCGAAGGATGAAGTCGGATGCTCCACCTGTCAGCGATGAATTCAAAGCAATTTTAGAAATATTGGAAAGTGGATGTACAATCGTTGTTCGCGTGAACGGGAAAATTAGGTCAGTCATTGTTGATGGAGGTATAGTCAGTCCAGAAGAGATTAGTGAGGAGTATTGGGAAAGCCTTACTATGGCAATAGAGCAATGGCAGCAAAGACTTGCTGGTAGCTATTATTTGCATGGTTTACTTGAAATCGCTGTAACTGCAAATGAGATCAAGTGGGCTACGAGACAAGCCAAGATATTGCTGCAAGAAAGTGTAGAAAACAAAGAATAA
- a CDS encoding peptidase domain-containing ABC transporter — protein MSKQIMQEEKEEIQETVFVDSALQCLLRISQIIGVAADEKQIRRAHIIGKAGMDLATLVRTAKEMGLKAHYVDYSNKKAKATFPLPAIGILENGCYIVILSRNSENTIVFDPYRDHQVSLPEETFIEQWSGKTILIAKRPSLVEEEETKFGLAWFIPVIMQYKKAFGKILLFSLILQIFGLVTPLFTQVIINKVLVHHSLSTLNILIVGVIAICIFEAWITGLRSCMLNHHISKVDVTLSAKIFHHVMALPIKFFEKYKVGEIVSRIRELDNIRGFIVGSAFTVILDSAFSLMYLGIMVMYSGYLTIVTLVALGLYIILNLILTPLFRRKLKEKSKLDTANQTFMIEAITGIQTVKSLAVEKYFIQKWDEMLSRYIKSVFVTANINNVGNNIAALIQQLSMIGILWVGVNQVMENQLSVGELIAFQMYSNSVVSPVLRLVDIWQRFQQTRVSVNRLGDIMSEKSEPVFDPDRTTLSTIRGEIILDRVTFRYREDTNEILNQINLKIEANTSIGIVGRSGSGKSTLTKIIQRLYVPETGRILIDGVDMAQVEPAWLRRQIGVVLQETYLFNGSIRDNIALAKLDASMDEIIKVAQIAGVDEFANELPNGYNTIVGERGATLSGGQKQRIAIARALLIDPRILIFDEATSALDNESENIIKENLGKMAVGRTLIMIAHRLTTIRDCDTIIFMEQGKIIEKGTHAELLALKGAYYDLYMLQEK, from the coding sequence ATGTCTAAACAAATAATGCAAGAAGAAAAAGAGGAAATACAAGAAACTGTTTTTGTTGATTCAGCCTTACAATGTCTATTGAGGATTTCCCAAATAATTGGGGTCGCAGCTGATGAAAAACAAATACGGCGTGCTCATATTATCGGAAAAGCGGGTATGGATTTAGCAACTCTCGTCCGAACTGCGAAAGAAATGGGGCTCAAGGCTCATTACGTTGATTACAGCAATAAAAAAGCCAAGGCAACTTTCCCACTGCCCGCAATTGGGATTTTGGAAAATGGTTGCTATATAGTAATACTGAGTCGAAATAGTGAAAACACGATTGTATTTGATCCATACAGAGATCATCAGGTGAGTCTTCCAGAAGAAACTTTTATCGAGCAATGGAGTGGTAAAACAATTCTTATTGCGAAACGTCCTAGTTTGGTTGAAGAGGAAGAAACGAAATTTGGCTTAGCCTGGTTTATTCCTGTAATCATGCAGTATAAAAAGGCATTTGGAAAGATCTTATTATTTTCGTTGATTTTGCAGATTTTTGGTCTTGTCACTCCTTTGTTTACACAAGTAATCATTAACAAGGTGCTTGTTCACCATAGCTTAAGTACTTTAAACATACTTATTGTAGGTGTAATAGCAATTTGCATATTTGAAGCATGGATTACTGGATTAAGAAGTTGTATGCTAAATCATCACATAAGTAAAGTCGATGTTACCCTTAGTGCAAAAATTTTTCATCATGTAATGGCCTTACCAATAAAATTTTTCGAGAAATATAAGGTTGGCGAAATTGTATCTCGGATAAGAGAATTGGACAATATACGGGGATTTATTGTTGGATCAGCTTTTACAGTGATTCTCGATAGTGCCTTTTCATTGATGTATCTTGGTATAATGGTTATGTATAGCGGTTATCTCACTATAGTAACCTTAGTGGCTCTGGGGTTATATATCATACTTAATCTAATATTGACTCCATTATTTCGGAGAAAATTAAAAGAAAAATCGAAACTAGATACTGCAAATCAAACGTTTATGATTGAAGCCATAACAGGAATACAAACGGTAAAATCCTTGGCGGTAGAAAAATATTTTATCCAAAAGTGGGATGAAATGTTGTCAAGATATATAAAGTCCGTCTTTGTTACTGCGAATATCAATAATGTAGGTAATAATATAGCGGCCTTAATTCAACAACTCTCTATGATTGGGATACTATGGGTAGGTGTAAACCAAGTAATGGAGAATCAGCTATCAGTAGGTGAATTAATAGCCTTTCAGATGTACTCAAATTCTGTAGTATCTCCAGTACTGAGGTTAGTAGATATTTGGCAGAGATTTCAACAAACAAGAGTATCTGTTAACCGACTAGGTGATATTATGAGTGAAAAGTCGGAACCTGTTTTTGACCCGGATAGAACCACTCTTTCTACAATTCGTGGAGAAATAATCTTAGATCGGGTCACCTTTAGATATAGAGAAGATACAAATGAGATACTCAATCAAATTAATCTAAAAATAGAAGCAAACACTAGTATTGGTATAGTTGGCAGGTCGGGATCGGGTAAAAGTACACTAACTAAGATTATTCAGAGGCTGTATGTGCCGGAAACAGGCAGGATATTAATTGACGGCGTAGATATGGCCCAAGTTGAGCCAGCATGGCTTAGGAGGCAAATCGGGGTTGTGCTCCAAGAAACCTATCTGTTTAATGGGAGTATCAGAGATAACATTGCCTTAGCTAAATTAGATGCTAGTATGGATGAAATAATAAAGGTAGCACAAATTGCTGGGGTAGATGAATTTGCAAATGAATTGCCGAATGGATATAACACAATTGTAGGTGAGCGAGGTGCTACGTTATCGGGAGGTCAGAAACAGCGCATAGCGATTGCTCGGGCGCTGCTTATTGATCCAAGAATCCTTATTTTTGATGAAGCTACAAGTGCTTTAGATAATGAATCAGAAAATATTATAAAAGAAAACCTTGGAAAGATGGCAGTCGGGCGAACACTAATCATGATAGCTCATCGTTTAACAACAATACGTGACTGTGATACCATTATTTTTATGGAACAGGGAAAAATTATAGAAAAGGGCACCCATGCTGAATTATTGGCATTAAAAGGTGCATATTATGATTTATATATGCTGCAAGAAAAGTAA
- the thiT gene encoding energy-coupled thiamine transporter ThiT, which translates to MEANFSSKVAIILDQPTSIFALVALVTLISAFVYIKKIKLNTRMITHIGLMLALTVILHNLRLYHMPQGGSVTLGGMIPLLLIAFRYGPVVGYLAGFIYGLMNLIQDPYILHPIQVLFDYPLPYMAIGMAGYFKDRFFLGAIVASCGRFLCHFISGAVFFASYAPPGTSPYWYSLVFNATYLVPELCICLVILRVLPVKRILFQMKNQNYYGLITLN; encoded by the coding sequence GTGGAAGCAAATTTTAGTAGTAAAGTAGCAATAATTTTAGATCAGCCAACCAGTATTTTCGCTCTAGTGGCACTGGTGACCTTGATTTCCGCTTTTGTATACATAAAAAAAATCAAACTAAACACGCGAATGATTACTCATATTGGTCTAATGCTTGCATTAACTGTAATCCTGCATAATCTTCGCTTATACCATATGCCCCAAGGCGGTAGTGTAACGTTAGGAGGAATGATTCCCCTTCTGTTGATTGCTTTTCGTTATGGACCTGTTGTTGGATATCTGGCAGGTTTTATCTATGGATTGATGAATTTAATACAAGATCCTTATATCCTGCATCCGATTCAAGTTCTCTTTGATTACCCTCTGCCCTATATGGCAATTGGTATGGCAGGTTATTTTAAAGATCGATTTTTTTTGGGAGCTATAGTTGCCAGCTGTGGTCGGTTTCTTTGCCACTTTATATCGGGGGCAGTTTTCTTTGCTAGTTATGCACCCCCTGGAACATCACCTTATTGGTATTCCCTGGTATTTAATGCAACATATCTTGTACCTGAATTGTGTATTTGTCTTGTAATTCTACGCGTACTGCCAGTGAAACGTATACTGTTCCAAATGAAAAATCAAAATTATTACGGACTAATAACACTTAATTGA
- a CDS encoding HlyD family type I secretion periplasmic adaptor subunit: MFKKIIGYITNNKVIETLPEKIKQFYEKVKIRNIEKYQSKEAEFLPAALEIVESPPSYGSRTVLWTFFSLAIIGLLWVVFGSVDEVAIAPGKVIPNGYVRVLQAEDKGIIKKIHVVEGQKVNKGDLLLELDTTYSAADLAKLKKETDNVKLEVERLTAEKENRKFRPQNVAGANEEDMLAQIGLYNSRNFEYQTKIEEARQMVQQYEQNLRSARIEKDKQTKLYQLAEEKERKLEQLVNENAISKFTLIDQQSKRTEAEQNLKEQESVILAQQSLLLKSQASLGRVIAERNLDVDTKLVNAKQKLYYCSEELKKAEVKSRLSEIVAPDDGYVSNLSVHTIGGIVTPAQVLLEVVPNMVNLEVEAWVANKDIGFIQEGQTAELKVETFTFQKYGTVPAVIKNVSQNAVEDSEKGRVYRVLLQMDRDYVVVNNREVRLNSGMTVSAEIKIRQKKIYEFFLEPFKKYQSESLRER; the protein is encoded by the coding sequence ATGTTTAAGAAAATAATCGGGTATATAACAAATAATAAAGTGATTGAGACTCTTCCAGAGAAAATAAAACAATTCTATGAAAAAGTGAAAATAAGAAACATAGAAAAGTATCAAAGTAAGGAAGCCGAATTTTTACCAGCGGCTTTAGAAATTGTAGAATCTCCGCCATCCTATGGCAGTCGAACTGTACTATGGACATTTTTCAGTTTGGCAATCATTGGGTTGCTTTGGGTAGTATTTGGTAGTGTCGATGAAGTAGCTATAGCCCCAGGAAAGGTGATCCCAAATGGTTATGTTAGAGTGCTTCAAGCTGAGGATAAGGGAATCATTAAGAAAATTCACGTTGTAGAAGGTCAAAAAGTAAATAAAGGTGATTTATTATTAGAATTAGATACTACATATTCTGCGGCGGATCTTGCTAAGCTGAAAAAAGAGACAGATAACGTTAAACTGGAAGTGGAGCGCTTAACCGCCGAAAAAGAAAATCGAAAATTTCGGCCACAAAACGTAGCTGGAGCAAACGAAGAAGATATGTTAGCCCAAATTGGACTTTATAATAGCCGTAATTTTGAATATCAGACAAAAATCGAAGAAGCACGGCAAATGGTGCAGCAATATGAACAAAATTTGCGTAGTGCTCGTATCGAAAAAGATAAACAAACAAAGTTATATCAGCTTGCAGAAGAGAAAGAAAGAAAACTAGAGCAATTAGTAAATGAAAATGCTATATCGAAATTCACCTTGATTGATCAGCAAAGTAAAAGGACTGAGGCCGAGCAGAATCTGAAAGAACAAGAATCAGTAATTTTGGCACAACAATCCTTACTGCTAAAAAGTCAAGCATCTTTAGGCCGGGTTATAGCAGAAAGAAATTTGGACGTAGATACAAAATTAGTTAATGCGAAGCAGAAACTTTACTATTGCAGTGAAGAGTTAAAAAAGGCCGAAGTAAAGAGTCGTTTATCAGAAATTGTAGCACCAGATGATGGTTATGTAAGTAATTTATCAGTGCATACAATTGGTGGAATTGTAACACCGGCTCAAGTACTGTTAGAGGTAGTACCTAATATGGTAAATCTAGAAGTTGAGGCTTGGGTAGCAAATAAAGATATTGGTTTTATACAAGAAGGACAGACTGCCGAACTTAAGGTAGAGACATTTACCTTTCAAAAATATGGTACTGTGCCTGCGGTTATTAAAAATGTGAGCCAGAACGCAGTGGAAGATAGTGAAAAAGGTCGTGTATATAGAGTATTATTACAGATGGATAGGGATTATGTCGTTGTAAACAATCGTGAAGTACGTTTAAATAGTGGCATGACGGTCAGTGCTGAAATTAAAATTAGGCAAAAGAAAATATATGAATTTTTCCTAGAACCATTTAAAAAGTACCAAAGCGAATCTTTGAGAGAGAGATAA
- a CDS encoding GntR family transcriptional regulator → MDLEFDDKMPIYLQIMDRIKMDIVTQKLKANDKLPSVREMSSILKVNPNTLQRAYQELERLGIVYTQRGMGTFVGERDTMVDELKQEMAREVMHSFILRMKRLGFSEQEIIERISQNIIEVKQHG, encoded by the coding sequence ATGGATTTGGAATTTGATGATAAGATGCCGATATATCTACAAATTATGGACAGGATAAAAATGGATATTGTTACCCAAAAGCTAAAAGCGAATGACAAATTACCATCAGTAAGGGAAATGTCTTCGATTTTGAAGGTAAATCCCAATACGTTGCAGAGAGCATACCAAGAACTTGAAAGACTTGGAATTGTATATACACAAAGGGGAATGGGAACATTTGTGGGGGAAAGGGATACTATGGTAGATGAATTAAAACAGGAAATGGCTAGGGAAGTTATGCATTCATTTATCCTACGAATGAAACGCTTAGGATTTAGTGAGCAAGAGATCATTGAGAGAATTTCTCAAAATATAATAGAGGTGAAACAACATGGATAA
- a CDS encoding MBL fold metallo-hydrolase — MLTIIRDLFKANPRRKPHKAIPVEPLTIDAITSNQQAKVIWFGHSALLLEIEGKRLLLDPTFANSPSPFPFVGGKRFSKVLPIKPELLPPIDVIILSHDHYDHMDYHSIMLLKDKTSQFCVPTGVGSRLKSWGIAQEKIREFNWWDKVDFAGLTLTCTPARHFSGRGLFDRNKTLWCSWTIVGKQTRVFFSGDGGYGPHFAEIGEKFGPFDLTLMECGQYDKRWAAIHMLPEESVQAHLDLKGKLMIPIHWAAFSLAFHDWIEPIERVTKAAIDRNVTISTPRIGEIVNFTAAEYPKTFWWK, encoded by the coding sequence ATGTTAACGATAATTAGAGACTTATTTAAAGCAAATCCAAGAAGAAAACCACATAAAGCAATTCCGGTAGAACCATTGACTATTGACGCCATAACTTCTAATCAACAAGCAAAAGTTATCTGGTTTGGTCATTCTGCTTTGTTATTAGAAATAGAAGGAAAGAGATTATTATTAGATCCTACATTTGCAAATTCGCCTTCCCCTTTTCCCTTTGTCGGAGGTAAGCGTTTTAGCAAAGTCTTACCTATCAAACCAGAATTGCTGCCACCTATTGATGTTATTATTCTGTCCCATGATCACTATGACCATATGGATTACCACTCAATCATGCTACTTAAGGACAAAACCAGTCAATTCTGCGTTCCTACTGGGGTCGGAAGTCGTTTAAAAAGCTGGGGAATTGCTCAAGAAAAGATCAGAGAATTTAACTGGTGGGATAAAGTGGACTTCGCTGGACTAACATTGACTTGTACACCCGCGAGGCATTTTTCAGGCAGAGGATTATTTGATCGTAATAAAACATTGTGGTGTTCTTGGACGATTGTAGGTAAACAAACAAGAGTTTTTTTTAGTGGGGATGGTGGTTACGGCCCTCACTTTGCAGAAATTGGTGAAAAGTTTGGACCATTTGATTTGACGTTAATGGAGTGCGGGCAATATGATAAACGCTGGGCTGCTATTCATATGTTGCCAGAAGAATCAGTACAAGCCCATCTTGATCTGAAAGGCAAATTGATGATTCCGATTCACTGGGCCGCTTTTAGTTTGGCCTTTCATGACTGGATAGAACCGATTGAGCGTGTAACAAAAGCAGCCATCGATAGAAATGTTACCATTTCAACACCTCGAATTGGGGAAATCGTCAACTTTACGGCTGCCGAATATCCTAAAACCTTCTGGTGGAAATAA